Genomic DNA from Paenibacillus donghaensis:
TCTAGAAATTCAGCACCCAATCGGCACCCAAATCATGATATTAGCTGAGTACACTGCATTGTAGAAACTACTTAATTCCTTTCTACATAAGGCTTTACACAAAAATAATCGGGGCCCTATCTCTAGGGCCCCTTTCATGGGAGAGGAGTCGAATGAGAAAATTATAGCTTCTTCAAAATCGCGAAACCCTTGGTACATTGGGATTTTTGTGAAAATAGGAGAGGGGTGGAAGGGCTGTTTTTTGGCCGTTTTTGCAAATTTGGTGCCCACATGGTGCCCAGTTTCGTTCCCCGTTTTAAGCTTTCTTTTTCGTAGGTATAATCATGTCATCAAAGACATCGGCAGCAGCCTGATCCACTGACTCGAATATGTGACCGTAAATCTCCAGCATCTTCATGTCAGTATGTCCCGCACGTTTGGCGATTGCCTTCGAATGAACCTTTTTATAGATCATCCATGAAATAGAAGTATGACGGAGGTCATGCAGACGGATCGGCTTAAGATTATGTTTGCGATGAAATGCTATCCAGCGCTTAGTGAGACGCTCCGGATCAGAGGGCACTCCACTGGTTCTGCAGAATAGGAACTCTGAATCCCCCGCTGTCCATTTATCCCCCAGCAGCAACTTCATTTTGGACCATTCGGTTCTGTACAGCTTCATCTCATCTAAGACAGTCGGTGCAAGTGAGATACGCCGTTTTGATTGTTTGTTTTTAGGTCCTTTAATGACCGGAGCCCCGTCCTTAAACATAGTCACAGTTTGCTTTATGTCAATAATACCATTGACCAGATCGATGTTCTTCCATTCCAGTCCGGCTAGTTCAGCACGGCGCATGCCGGTTGTTACAGCTAATGTGACTTGAAGTCGGAGCTGGATTGGCTCGTCCTCAAGCGCCACAAAGAGCTTCTCAATTTCCTTCTCGTCATAGTATTCCATTTCTTTGATGTCATTCTCACGAGGCTTCTTAACCCCGATCATGGGATTCTCTTTCAGAACACGCCACTCAACCGCCTTGGCGAAAATGCTGCGCAGTACCCGGTAGTTGTAAACGATGGTTGCAGATCCAAGCGGCTTGCCCTCTTTGTTAAGGCTGGCCTCAGGCGTTCGAAGATAGTCCAGGTAATCAGTGATGTGCATGGTTTTAATCTTGTCCATATGCATATCGCCAAAGTAAGGGAGTATGCGGCGCTCCGTATGGAATTTGTAACTGACTTTTGTCTTCTCTTCCAGTTCAGGCTCCACGAACTTTACAATCCATTTCTTGATATAGGCTTCGAATGTAAGCTTCTCAGGCTTGATGTAATTCCCCGCATCCACTTCCATTTGGAACTTCACCAATTCAGCGTCAAGATAGTTCTGCAGCCGCCGGGGTGCCCGCAGCAGGGCTGGATCATCGACCTTGATCGTTCTGCGCTCCTGGACCCGTTTACCTTGGGCGTCATAGCCGAGTTCGGCGACCAACCGCCAGCGGTTCTCACCGCGTTTCTGAATACTTGCCATAATATAAATACCTCCCGGTAGAATAAAATATTTGATTCTGGTACAATCTATATATCAAGTTTGAAGGAGCGGAGCACATGGATAATGATTTGGTGCAGTTATTGCGGTCCGTTATTCGGGAAGAATTAGCACCCGTAAATGACCGGTTGGACCGTAACGATGAACGGCTGGATGGTATAAGCCAGCATCTTGGGAACATCGACCAGCGTCTGAACCACATTGAGGAAGATCAGCACCTCATTAAGAGTGCTGTACTGGATACCAACGAACGCCTTATCAATGTTGAGTCTTTATTGGAGAATCAGCACAGGATTATTGAACTGCTCTCGGCGCGTTCTATAGAGCAGGAAGCAAAGCTTAAACGAATTAAATAGATTGCACAGTCCGGCACGGTCAGGTGTCGGACTTTTCTTTGTTTTGTGACCAAGTTAATACGAATTACGGCCTATGTGAGCGGAGGGGATATTTGTATCTCCAGAGGCCGTGAGAGTGAATTTGCTGACTATATCGTCACTTTTGAGGGCTTAAAATGCATGTCAACTGGAACTGCTATCTAACTTTTCATTTATGGATTGATCTTTTTGAGGACATTGACATAAAGGGCTCTTAATCGAACAATGGACCGAGAATCAAATTTGTTGAAATCACTATCAGAATATTTTTGATTAAGAAAGCGTGAATGAAATGTTTTGTCAGTAGTTACTACCGCCGGTTCAAATATTTCCTCAAACTGATCTGCAGTAATATCAATAATAAGATCGTTATACTCCAACCAAGCATGTGATTGTCCCTTACGCCATCCACATACATAAATTGTTTCAACACCGTGTTGCTCTCTCAGGTACTTTGCAAGGAGGTTACTTGCATCTCCACAACATGCTCGCGGGAATCGATTAAACCAGGGCGACATCGAATATTCTGATATATCCATTTTTTCAATTGCCCTGCGAAAGAGTGTGGCTGAATCATAAATTTTTCTATGAAGTTCCTGTTCCATGGAACCCTCCTATTAAAAGGCTAATTGATTTCGCGTGCAGGGCGCGCAAAACTATGTCCAATGAGTTTTATGCGAGCGCCGCATAAAAGTGTTTTTTGGCGCTGAGCACTAGTGGATATCTATTCAGTTATGCGAAGTTCTTTTTTCTTCACGCGGTGAAGGTAACTCAATACTTTCTGCCGAGCTTCGGCAAAAACATTATATACGCCAGTCTGACTTTTCACCGAAGGCCGGTGAAAACTTGATGTATAAGTAATTTCAGTCGCCCAGCGACCATTAAATTAGTTTCGTACGCCGGGCGGACAAAACCAATTTCACCAACGGTTGGTGAAAAACTATATTTCAATGATTACCTGGAGTTTTCCGTCACCGAGTGACGAATACTTCTTCTGGAAAATTGGGCCTTTGTGTACCGACTCCGTACGAAACTTCTGTTTTGTTCACCGCGTGAACAGAACTACTAAAAGATCCTTACAGAGCGATGCATAGTTTTCACCGCCGAGCGGTAAAAACTCCTTGACTGTACCCCTAGAGTTTTTGCCACTCGGCAGCAAAAACTCTTTTCATGAATTTTTTATTGCCTGGCAATGAAAATCACTCATTGGATTTAGTCGGCAGCTGTCTTGCATGCATACGTAGAAAATCAACCAAAGGCATTTTCAAATATGTATCATGTTTTCTAAGCGCACGTATTAATATCGGTTCGAATGCGTCTGCAATAGCTTGGATAGGATCACCTTCGACTGGGACAAATTCAATCTCGATTTCAGGGCGTTTTCTGATTTTTCTCGTTTTTTTCATTCCTTGCAGCTCCTTTATAATGCAGGGTTTATCTTTCAGACATCGAAATATTATGTTATGGAGGGGATGGAAATGCAAGATGTTATTGATGCTTACGTAATTGAAAACGTCGAATTAGACAAATCCGAATACTTTATTAATGAATACATATCACTGTCAACATTGGATGATAAAAAAGTCCTGGTAAGTATAAATAAAACTGAGCCTGGTCCTGTAACTTATGAATCTAATGGATACCTGTTCTTTCATGCACTTCAATTAGGGCTCCCAAGACTAAATATTCGCATCTCAGAGCCGCCTAGGCCTTATGGACGCATTGCTTATGGAATAGTGGGAAAGTGGAATACTCCTTTATTTAAGTTTTCTTCAGCCATTAACGATGATATTGAACAGGATAGCTCTTCTGCATATATTACTGAACAAGACATACAGGACATAATTAGGTTCTTTGAAATTTACAAAGCGCATAGTAAAGTTTCAAGGGGAAAACGTCAGGTTTCTGAGTGGAGGGAGACGAGATGGAGTTATGCACTTAATCAATACACTGAAGCGTGTCTCTCTACCACAATTGAAAGTAGTAATCAAGCTCTTATTACAGGATTAGAGGCATTACTTGTATCAGGTGAAGGTAACCTTCAATATAAGGTTTCGCTCAATGCGGCCCTCATATTGGCTGATTCCTACGAGCAAAGAACTGATATTATGGGTCGAGTCAAAAAGATGTACAACTTACGCAGCAAAGCTACTCATGGTGAAATTGCAGCGCTCGTTAAGCTTCTAAACAAATCAAGTGTCTATGACGATTACTTCGAGTTGAAGAAAATCTTCTCCCAGTTGCTGCTTCTTACATATGGTAAAAGTGAAGAAGAGATATTTAATCGGCTGGACGTTGTACTACTCAGCGGACCTTCATTCTGAGCACCTAACCAGTGCTTTTTCTATGCCTGGATAAAATGAGAAATTAGTTAATTGTTGTTCGTGACTTATTTCCTATTTTCCTTTCTCACGGTCAACTTTGGACCGCCCCCTTATTTCCTTCTATTTACCTCCTTAGCTTCTGACTTCCCTTCCAGCCATTCAATGAAGACTGTTCGTGATACGAACAGTCGCCGGCCAACCCTGGCAACGTGAAACTGACTTGATGCAAGTAGTTCATATGCCTTATTCTCACCGATCCCCAAGAACTTCTGTATATCAGCCGGGGAGAGGACTGGCGGCAGCAGTTTCTCAGTCCTCGTAATATCGTGCCGCGACGTTCCTTCCGGTGTAGGCGCGGCGGCAGGCTCTCATGGAGGTCGTATATTCACCGTCACTTCGATCTTCATCTCCTTTAACTCCTGCAGAGCAGTAAGCAGCAGATCGGCAGCGGGGGACTTGCTTGCGGGTTCACTGCTCATCAGTCGGCTCCGCTGTGATGTACTTGTCCAGCACTTCATCAAGATTGGTCGCGATTACCCCATGCTGTTGGAACATCTTCTGTAGTTCTTTCCGGACCAAGTGCTTCACTATTATTGCTGACTGTTCTGGCGTTCCGACACGAATAAAGTTGAGGTTGAACTGCTTCTTTTTCATGGGATCAACTCCTTGGGTTATTGGCGATCAGGGAACAAGATAGCGAGCATATCTAAGATACGCTGGCGGTCTTTATCGGAGAGGGTTTGACCGCGATACATTATTCCCTTTGTATTTAACAACAACCAGAGTTCACGATCCTTCGGATTTTCAAAATCACCATCGTTTGAATGATTGTATATTGCTCTGTATTTCGTTT
This window encodes:
- a CDS encoding HEPN domain-containing protein, coding for MQDVIDAYVIENVELDKSEYFINEYISLSTLDDKKVLVSINKTEPGPVTYESNGYLFFHALQLGLPRLNIRISEPPRPYGRIAYGIVGKWNTPLFKFSSAINDDIEQDSSSAYITEQDIQDIIRFFEIYKAHSKVSRGKRQVSEWRETRWSYALNQYTEACLSTTIESSNQALITGLEALLVSGEGNLQYKVSLNAALILADSYEQRTDIMGRVKKMYNLRSKATHGEIAALVKLLNKSSVYDDYFELKKIFSQLLLLTYGKSEEEIFNRLDVVLLSGPSF
- a CDS encoding site-specific integrase is translated as MASIQKRGENRWRLVAELGYDAQGKRVQERRTIKVDDPALLRAPRRLQNYLDAELVKFQMEVDAGNYIKPEKLTFEAYIKKWIVKFVEPELEEKTKVSYKFHTERRILPYFGDMHMDKIKTMHITDYLDYLRTPEASLNKEGKPLGSATIVYNYRVLRSIFAKAVEWRVLKENPMIGVKKPRENDIKEMEYYDEKEIEKLFVALEDEPIQLRLQVTLAVTTGMRRAELAGLEWKNIDLVNGIIDIKQTVTMFKDGAPVIKGPKNKQSKRRISLAPTVLDEMKLYRTEWSKMKLLLGDKWTAGDSEFLFCRTSGVPSDPERLTKRWIAFHRKHNLKPIRLHDLRHTSISWMIYKKVHSKAIAKRAGHTDMKMLEIYGHIFESVDQAAADVFDDMIIPTKKKA
- a CDS encoding helix-turn-helix domain-containing protein gives rise to the protein MTRTEKLLPPVLSPADIQKFLGIGENKAYELLASSQFHVARVGRRLFVSRTVFIEWLEGKSEAKEVNRRK